The Myxococcus guangdongensis genome has a window encoding:
- a CDS encoding MopE-related protein, with protein MRYLCQARSAVPRIHYVIPLLLALLSCGEPDPLSDNGSETTTTRKKLSAQVKVDRAVAAGAYHSLFLQKNGEVFAWGQNISGQLGNGSTSTTPVATPTKPVGLPPIKAITAGQTHSLALDVDGDVWAWGKNDFGQVGLGTTGGLVHAPTRVGGLSGIQAISANGNFSLALGQDGRVWAWGQNASGQVGKGAVSTAEATPRQVNSLPTIRAIAAGHNHALALDADGKVWAWGKNDFGQLGTGSTTPGMVLVPTVVTTLPRAKAIAAGAAHSLAIDEQFGNIWGWGQNSSGQVGTGTTSTTAVLTPTAVPGVFAATQVRAGHAFSVVIMGSGAVKAWGLNASGQLGHGAPGGTSGAPVDVVGLTDVTAIAAGYHHALAVRPGCPVWTWGNNSQGQLGTGAYTTTATSAPVTTLILNTYYFDGDMDGFGDEYVSLEACAPPDGFAEDIDCDDFNSATYPGAPETCNSVDDNCDGEVDEGNPSGGEECATGQLGVCAKGTTACTQGSVVCAQDQAASTEQCDGLDNDCDGEVDDGNPGGLVACETGGVGVCGEGVRYCTHGAIECVQKYAPSAEVCDNRDNDCNGQTDDGLTFTTWYLDQDHDDYGVASQSLQACARPANHASQAGDCDDTRATFNPSAPESCDGLDNNCDGQVDEGLTRQTWYRDADGDGFGVASDTVSDCRQPAGYSAVAGDCNDGNAAIKPGAAEVCDGADNDCDSLTDEGVLGRYYRDADGDGYGSASQSTQACSAPTGYVANASDCVDTDATIHPGATEVCDGVDNNCSGGVDEGVPTQEWFLDGDGDGHGRSTLSTRSCRQPAGYVSSASDCDDANPTTHPGATEVCDGVDNNCAGGVDEGLTTQAWYRDVDGDGYGDANNATQYCRQPSGYVSNASDCHDANPNIRPGASETCDGVDNNCNGSTDEGVTSTYYSDADGDGYGNASASTQACTKPAGYVSNAGDCNDGSGAIHPGATEVCDGIDNNCAGGADEGLTTSTWYRDADSDGAGDASNTTQNCRQPSGYVSNASDCHDGNSSIRPGAAESCDGVDNNCNGSVDEGVTSTWHRDADGDGYGNASSTTQACSKPSGYVANATDCNDGSASIHPGASEVCDGVDNNCSGGADEGLTTQTWYRDADGDGYGNTSVSTQNCRQPSGYVSNASDCNDGSSGIRPGASESCDGVDNNCNGTVDEGVTSTWYRDADGDGYGSASSSTQACSQPSGYVTNASDCHDGNGSIHPGASEVCDGVDNNCSGGADEGLATPMWYRDADGDGYGNSSVSTQNCRQPSGYVGNTADCNDGSSSIHPGASEVCDGVDNNCAGGVDEGVTSTWYQDADGDSYGNALSPAQACSQPSGYVANASDCNDSNASVSPGASEACDGADNNCNGSVDEGLTIPTWYRDADGDGYGNAGVSTQSCGNPAGYVSSASDCDDANRLVNPGMSEICFDGIDNNCSGTQNELCMGPCGPIEDLAESGDSSLRPQCGPPKLR; from the coding sequence TTGAGATACCTCTGTCAGGCGAGGTCAGCCGTACCTCGCATCCACTACGTGATTCCCCTACTCCTGGCCCTGCTGTCCTGCGGCGAGCCAGACCCCCTGTCTGACAATGGGTCGGAGACGACCACGACCCGGAAGAAGCTGTCCGCCCAGGTGAAGGTGGACCGGGCCGTGGCGGCCGGTGCCTATCACTCACTGTTCCTTCAGAAGAACGGCGAGGTCTTCGCCTGGGGACAGAACATCTCCGGTCAGCTCGGCAATGGCAGCACCAGCACCACACCGGTGGCGACCCCGACGAAGCCCGTGGGCCTACCGCCCATCAAGGCCATCACCGCGGGCCAGACGCACTCCCTCGCGCTCGATGTGGACGGCGATGTCTGGGCCTGGGGCAAGAACGACTTCGGTCAGGTAGGCCTTGGCACCACGGGCGGACTGGTGCACGCGCCCACGCGCGTCGGTGGGCTGTCGGGTATCCAGGCCATCTCTGCGAACGGGAATTTCTCTCTCGCACTGGGACAGGATGGGCGCGTCTGGGCGTGGGGACAGAACGCCTCCGGACAAGTGGGCAAGGGCGCGGTCAGCACCGCGGAGGCCACGCCCCGTCAGGTGAACAGCCTGCCCACCATCCGGGCCATCGCGGCGGGCCACAACCACGCACTCGCGCTGGATGCCGATGGCAAGGTGTGGGCCTGGGGAAAGAACGACTTCGGACAGCTTGGCACGGGGAGCACCACGCCTGGCATGGTGCTCGTGCCCACGGTGGTGACCACCCTGCCCCGGGCCAAGGCCATCGCGGCTGGAGCGGCGCACTCGCTCGCCATCGACGAGCAGTTCGGCAACATCTGGGGCTGGGGACAGAACTCCTCGGGACAGGTCGGCACCGGGACGACGAGCACCACGGCGGTGCTGACGCCCACGGCCGTCCCGGGTGTGTTCGCCGCGACGCAGGTTCGCGCGGGTCATGCCTTCTCCGTGGTCATCATGGGCAGCGGCGCCGTGAAGGCGTGGGGACTCAACGCCTCGGGGCAGCTCGGGCACGGAGCTCCGGGAGGCACGAGCGGAGCCCCCGTGGACGTCGTGGGGCTCACGGACGTCACGGCCATCGCCGCTGGCTACCATCATGCATTGGCGGTGCGCCCTGGCTGCCCGGTGTGGACGTGGGGCAACAACAGCCAGGGACAACTCGGCACGGGTGCATACACGACCACCGCGACGTCCGCGCCCGTGACGACGCTCATCCTCAATACCTACTACTTCGATGGTGACATGGACGGCTTCGGCGACGAGTACGTCTCGCTCGAGGCCTGTGCCCCTCCGGATGGCTTCGCGGAGGACATCGACTGTGACGACTTCAATTCGGCCACATACCCGGGCGCGCCGGAGACGTGCAACAGCGTCGACGACAACTGCGACGGCGAGGTCGACGAGGGCAACCCGAGTGGCGGCGAAGAGTGTGCAACAGGTCAGCTCGGTGTCTGCGCGAAGGGGACCACGGCCTGCACGCAGGGCAGTGTGGTGTGCGCGCAGGATCAGGCTGCATCCACGGAGCAGTGCGACGGCCTGGACAATGACTGTGACGGAGAGGTGGACGATGGCAACCCAGGCGGGCTCGTCGCGTGCGAGACGGGCGGCGTCGGTGTGTGCGGCGAGGGCGTCAGGTACTGCACCCACGGCGCCATCGAGTGCGTGCAGAAGTATGCCCCGTCCGCCGAGGTCTGCGACAACCGCGACAACGACTGTAACGGACAGACGGACGACGGCCTGACGTTCACGACGTGGTACCTGGACCAGGACCACGACGACTACGGTGTCGCCTCACAGTCACTGCAGGCCTGTGCGCGTCCGGCGAACCACGCGTCCCAGGCGGGCGACTGCGACGACACGCGAGCCACATTCAACCCGAGCGCTCCCGAGTCCTGCGACGGCCTCGACAACAACTGCGATGGCCAGGTGGACGAGGGCCTGACTCGGCAGACGTGGTACCGCGACGCGGACGGTGACGGATTCGGCGTCGCGAGCGACACGGTGAGCGACTGCCGGCAGCCCGCGGGCTATTCCGCCGTTGCCGGCGACTGCAACGACGGCAACGCGGCCATCAAGCCCGGCGCGGCGGAGGTCTGCGACGGCGCGGACAACGACTGCGACTCCTTGACGGATGAAGGAGTGCTGGGCAGGTACTATCGGGACGCGGATGGTGATGGCTACGGCAGCGCGAGCCAGTCAACCCAGGCGTGCTCCGCGCCCACCGGCTACGTCGCGAACGCCTCGGACTGTGTGGATACGGATGCGACCATCCACCCAGGGGCCACTGAGGTCTGCGACGGCGTGGACAACAACTGCTCGGGCGGCGTCGACGAGGGTGTCCCCACGCAGGAGTGGTTCCTCGACGGAGACGGAGATGGCCATGGTCGGTCGACCCTGTCGACGCGGAGCTGCCGTCAGCCCGCGGGCTACGTGTCGAGCGCCTCAGACTGCGATGACGCCAATCCGACGACGCACCCAGGCGCCACCGAGGTCTGCGACGGCGTGGACAACAACTGCGCGGGAGGAGTCGACGAGGGCCTCACGACCCAGGCCTGGTACCGGGACGTGGACGGTGATGGGTACGGCGACGCGAACAACGCCACGCAGTACTGCCGCCAGCCCTCGGGGTACGTGAGCAACGCCTCGGACTGCCACGACGCGAACCCCAACATCCGTCCTGGCGCCTCCGAGACGTGTGATGGCGTGGACAACAACTGCAACGGCTCCACGGACGAGGGCGTCACCTCCACGTACTACAGCGACGCGGATGGCGACGGTTACGGCAACGCCTCGGCCAGCACCCAGGCCTGCACGAAGCCGGCGGGCTATGTCTCCAACGCGGGAGATTGCAACGACGGCAGCGGTGCCATCCACCCGGGGGCCACGGAGGTCTGCGACGGCATCGACAACAACTGCGCGGGCGGCGCCGACGAGGGCCTCACCACCTCCACCTGGTACCGTGACGCGGACTCCGACGGGGCCGGTGATGCGAGCAACACCACGCAGAACTGCCGACAGCCGTCGGGATACGTGAGCAACGCCTCGGACTGCCATGATGGCAACTCCAGCATCCGCCCGGGTGCCGCGGAGTCCTGCGATGGCGTGGACAACAACTGCAACGGTTCCGTGGACGAGGGCGTCACCTCGACCTGGCATCGGGACGCGGATGGTGACGGCTACGGCAACGCATCGAGCACCACGCAGGCCTGCTCGAAGCCCTCCGGCTACGTGGCGAACGCCACCGACTGCAACGATGGCAGTGCGTCCATCCACCCAGGCGCATCCGAGGTCTGCGACGGCGTGGACAACAACTGCTCGGGTGGCGCCGACGAGGGCCTCACGACGCAGACCTGGTACCGCGACGCGGACGGCGACGGGTACGGAAACACGAGCGTCTCCACGCAGAACTGCCGGCAGCCCTCGGGCTATGTGAGCAACGCCTCGGACTGCAATGACGGCAGCTCCGGCATCCGCCCGGGTGCATCTGAGTCCTGCGACGGTGTGGATAACAACTGCAACGGCACCGTGGATGAAGGCGTGACCTCGACCTGGTACCGGGACGCGGATGGCGACGGCTACGGAAGTGCCTCGAGTTCTACCCAAGCCTGCTCGCAACCGTCCGGCTACGTGACGAACGCCAGTGACTGCCACGACGGCAACGGGTCCATCCACCCGGGAGCCTCAGAGGTGTGCGACGGCGTGGACAACAACTGCTCGGGCGGCGCGGACGAAGGGCTCGCGACCCCCATGTGGTACCGCGACGCGGATGGAGATGGTTACGGCAACTCCAGCGTGTCGACGCAGAACTGCCGGCAGCCCTCGGGCTACGTGGGCAATACCGCCGACTGCAACGACGGCAGCTCCAGCATCCACCCGGGAGCCTCGGAAGTGTGCGACGGCGTGGACAACAACTGTGCGGGCGGCGTGGACGAAGGCGTCACCTCGACCTGGTACCAGGACGCCGATGGAGACAGCTACGGGAACGCATTGAGTCCTGCCCAAGCCTGCTCGCAACCGTCCGGCTACGTGGCGAACGCCAGCGACTGCAACGACAGCAATGCGAGCGTCAGCCCTGGGGCATCCGAGGCATGTGACGGCGCGGACAACAACTGCAACGGCTCCGTGGACGAGGGGCTGACGATACCCACCTGGTACCGCGATGCGGACGGCGATGGATACGGCAACGCGGGCGTGTCAACACAGAGCTGCGGCAATCCTGCTGGCTATGTCTCCAGCGCCTCGGACTGCGACGACGCCAACAGGCTCGTCAACCCAGGCATGTCGGAGATCTGCTTCGACGGCATCGACAACAACTGCTCCGGCACCCAGAACGAACTCTGCATGGGCCCATGTGGACCGATTGAGGACCTCGCCGAGTCCGGCGATTCCTCGCTGCGCCCCCAATGCGGCCCGCCTAAACTGCGCTGA
- a CDS encoding glycosyltransferase, which translates to MAAGSPRVLLLAERFPPDIGGLARSGARTAGALARLGARVEVLAWTRTAAPGALSTLDDAGEVTPFARGVTLHRLGLFGSSDLSMQHTLDVLGYLHSRRRYDLVWGHYLSPPGFLAVVFAASVGIASTVSARGNDVDQHMFPPGDFARLLWTLQRADVLTAASADLGRKMSMLLGKDGRVEVIPNAVDTEVFSPGPADVSLRERLGIAPDEAVLGFSGELRHKKGLPFLLAALSEVRRTRPACLLVIGEVRPRDAEHLVAFRAEHPEDGARILVSGALETPESIAAHLRLCDVYLQPSLWEGMPNALLEAMSCGLPVVASDAGGIPEAIDHQRNGFIVSKALLNHLGQACLDVLSLSSEHRAAIGAAARRRILERFQSEAEAEVLRRVLTRAVPRVG; encoded by the coding sequence ATGGCTGCTGGCTCACCTCGTGTCCTTCTCCTCGCTGAACGCTTCCCTCCTGATATCGGAGGGCTTGCTCGCAGCGGCGCTCGCACCGCGGGGGCCCTGGCTCGACTCGGGGCTCGGGTGGAGGTGCTCGCCTGGACCCGTACGGCGGCCCCCGGCGCGCTGAGCACACTGGATGACGCGGGTGAGGTGACGCCGTTTGCTCGCGGTGTCACGTTGCATCGGCTGGGGCTCTTCGGGAGCAGCGACCTGTCCATGCAACACACGCTGGACGTGCTCGGGTATCTGCACTCGCGTCGACGCTATGACCTGGTCTGGGGGCACTACCTGTCCCCTCCGGGATTCCTCGCCGTGGTGTTCGCTGCGTCTGTCGGCATCGCTTCCACCGTGAGCGCTCGCGGCAATGACGTGGACCAGCACATGTTCCCGCCCGGTGACTTCGCTCGCCTGCTGTGGACGCTCCAGCGCGCGGATGTGCTCACCGCGGCTTCCGCCGACCTGGGCCGGAAGATGAGCATGCTGCTCGGCAAGGATGGCCGCGTGGAGGTCATCCCCAACGCCGTCGACACCGAGGTGTTCTCACCCGGCCCCGCGGACGTCTCCCTGCGCGAGCGGCTCGGCATCGCTCCGGATGAGGCGGTGCTCGGCTTCTCGGGAGAGCTTCGTCACAAGAAGGGGCTGCCGTTCCTGCTCGCCGCGCTCTCGGAGGTGCGGCGCACCCGGCCCGCGTGTCTGCTCGTCATCGGTGAGGTGCGGCCTCGGGATGCCGAGCACCTCGTCGCCTTCCGGGCCGAGCATCCCGAGGATGGAGCTCGCATCCTCGTCTCGGGCGCGCTCGAGACGCCGGAGTCCATCGCCGCGCACCTGCGCCTGTGCGACGTGTATCTCCAGCCGTCCCTGTGGGAGGGGATGCCGAACGCACTGCTGGAGGCGATGTCCTGCGGCCTGCCTGTCGTCGCCAGTGACGCGGGCGGCATCCCCGAGGCCATCGACCATCAGCGCAACGGCTTCATCGTCTCCAAGGCCCTGCTCAATCACCTCGGGCAGGCGTGTCTCGACGTGCTGTCGCTGTCCTCGGAGCACCGCGCCGCCATCGGCGCCGCCGCGCGCCGCCGCATCCTGGAGCGCTTCCAGTCCGAGGCCGAAGCGGAGGTGCTGCGCCGGGTCCTCACTCGCGCTGTTCCTCGCGTGGGATGA
- a CDS encoding glycosyltransferase family 4 protein encodes MASASGIVYASFDRFPAPKGAAVHIRAFVEALGTAFGGVELLALRDGPTASAEPRPLVEGVTYHPLEARGRDLVAQALSFRTHLAAWWRNRPRARVVHVRSIFEGYPVATRKAALTDALVFEVNGLPSIELKYHHPDVADDAELMLKLIAQEDACIASADLLVTPSEVTAEYLVQRGAQASKVRVIPNGVELEVFRHAPPRIRAPGQPVRLLYSGTMTSWQGVHHAIEALRLLREQMPAVLTLVGPLRKHQRKVMLDRCGDLLLEGAVELREPLPQAELAALHHDCDAVLVPLPVNDRNCVQGCCPLKLLEAMASGTPVIASNLPVVRTLAGPDEVLLVRPGSPKAIVEAVKDLCANPELGPSLSHRARARVERDFSWAKAREALVSAYETELGMTRKAPGIAAS; translated from the coding sequence GTGGCCTCCGCGTCCGGCATCGTCTACGCATCGTTCGACCGCTTCCCGGCCCCCAAGGGAGCAGCCGTGCACATCCGGGCCTTCGTGGAGGCGCTGGGCACGGCCTTCGGAGGGGTGGAGCTGCTGGCGCTCCGGGACGGCCCCACGGCGAGCGCCGAGCCGAGGCCCCTGGTCGAGGGCGTGACGTATCACCCCCTGGAGGCGAGGGGCCGGGACCTGGTGGCGCAGGCGCTGTCGTTCCGAACGCACCTGGCGGCGTGGTGGAGGAACCGGCCGAGGGCGCGGGTGGTCCACGTGCGCTCCATCTTCGAGGGCTATCCGGTGGCGACGCGGAAGGCCGCGCTGACGGACGCGCTGGTGTTCGAGGTGAACGGGCTGCCGTCCATCGAGCTCAAGTATCACCACCCGGATGTGGCGGATGACGCGGAGCTGATGCTCAAGCTCATCGCACAGGAGGATGCGTGTATCGCGAGCGCGGACCTGCTCGTGACGCCCAGCGAGGTGACGGCGGAGTACCTGGTGCAGCGCGGCGCGCAGGCATCGAAGGTGCGGGTGATTCCGAATGGTGTCGAGCTGGAGGTGTTCCGCCACGCACCGCCGAGGATTCGAGCGCCGGGGCAGCCGGTGCGCCTGCTGTACAGCGGGACGATGACGTCGTGGCAGGGCGTGCATCACGCCATCGAGGCGCTGCGGCTGTTGCGCGAGCAGATGCCGGCGGTGCTGACGTTGGTGGGGCCGCTGCGCAAGCACCAGCGCAAGGTGATGCTGGACCGGTGTGGGGACCTGTTGTTGGAGGGGGCGGTGGAGTTGCGAGAGCCCCTGCCCCAGGCGGAGCTGGCGGCGTTGCATCACGACTGTGACGCGGTGCTGGTGCCGTTGCCGGTGAACGACCGCAACTGCGTGCAGGGATGTTGTCCGCTGAAGTTGCTGGAGGCGATGGCGTCGGGGACTCCGGTCATCGCGTCGAACCTGCCGGTGGTGAGGACACTGGCGGGGCCGGACGAGGTGTTGCTCGTGAGGCCGGGCTCGCCGAAGGCCATCGTGGAGGCGGTGAAGGATTTGTGCGCGAACCCCGAGCTGGGTCCGTCACTGAGTCACAGGGCGAGGGCCCGCGTGGAGCGCGACTTCAGCTGGGCGAAGGCCCGTGAGGCGTTGGTGAGCGCGTACGAGACAGAGCTCGGGATGACGCGCAAGGCCCCAGGCATCGCCGCGAGCTGA